In one Pseudomonas sp. 31-12 genomic region, the following are encoded:
- a CDS encoding MerR family transcriptional regulator, with product MRIGELAQASAVSRDTLRFYEQRGLIAAQRSANGYRDYPPDMVQLVLYIKTAQRLGFTLGEIGNSVATIWQSPDPDSAVTQLLQDKLNLIETRMDELGALRHELQQRLGQRCPLSP from the coding sequence ATGCGCATCGGTGAATTAGCCCAGGCCAGCGCCGTCAGCCGCGACACGCTGCGCTTCTACGAGCAGCGCGGATTGATCGCGGCGCAACGCAGTGCCAACGGCTACCGCGACTATCCGCCAGACATGGTGCAACTGGTGCTGTACATCAAGACGGCTCAGCGGTTGGGCTTTACCCTCGGCGAGATCGGCAACAGCGTCGCCACCATCTGGCAATCGCCGGATCCTGACAGCGCCGTCACGCAATTGCTGCAAGACAAGCTCAATCTGATTGAAACCCGTATGGACGAACTCGGTGCATTGCGCCACGAATTGCAACAACGGCTCGGGCAACGCTGTCCACTGAGTCCATGA